The following is a genomic window from Nitrospira sp..
GAAGATATCGGCTTGGCCCTGCGCGAGAAAAAGACGCCGCATACCGTCGTATTTCGCAGCACGACCCTGCCTGGAACAACAGAGGATGTGGCGATTCCAATTTTAGAAAAACATTCCGGCAAGACGGTCGGGAATGGATTGTTTGTTTGCTACAACCCTGAGTTTCTTCGGGAAGGCACGTCAGTGAAGGATTATTACCACCCTCCGAAGATTGTGATCGGCGAGCGGCAGGCCGGCGAGGGCGATGTGGTCGAGGAGATTTATGCTGGGATTGCCGCGCCGACAATTCGGACGTCGATCCGGGCGGCAGAGATGGTGAAATACTCGGATAATGCGTTTCATGCGCTGAAAGTGACGTTTGCGAACGAGATCGGGAATATCTGTAAACGACTTGGCATCGATAGCCATGCGGTCATGGATATCTTTTGCCAGGATACGAAGTTGAATTTGTCGAAAGTGTATTTGAAGCCGGGGTTTGCGTTCGGAGGATCCTGCTTGCCGAAAGATCTTCGAGCCCTTTCATACCAGGCAAAACGAACGGACGTCGATGTGCCGGTGTTGAATGCCATTCTTCAGAGTAACGTCGTGCATATCAAAGGCGTGATTCAGAGGATTGTGGGCCTGGGAAAAAAACGAGTGGGATTTCTTGGAATGACGTTCAAGCCGGATACCGACGATCTGCGTGAAAGCCCCTTGGTTGAAGTGATCGAGACGTTGCTCGGTAAAGGCTTTCAGGTGAAAATCTACGATAAGAATGTTGCGACCAGCCGCTTGATCGGCGCGAATAAGCGGTTTATCGAAGAGCATATTCCCCATCTCTCTTCATTGCTGGTGGAACAGGCGGCAGATCTCGTGGATACGGCTCAAGTTGTGGTTGTCGGCTA
Proteins encoded in this region:
- a CDS encoding GDP-mannose 6-dehydrogenase (MaGe:77310379), which codes for MAMKISVFGLGYVGTVSAGCLASSGHTVWGVDVNADKVASINSGAAPIVEPDISEFIAKAQKQGLLKATVSSAEGIQNTDVSFICVGTPSQANGSLDLTHMKRVCEDIGLALREKKTPHTVVFRSTTLPGTTEDVAIPILEKHSGKTVGNGLFVCYNPEFLREGTSVKDYYHPPKIVIGERQAGEGDVVEEIYAGIAAPTIRTSIRAAEMVKYSDNAFHALKVTFANEIGNICKRLGIDSHAVMDIFCQDTKLNLSKVYLKPGFAFGGSCLPKDLRALSYQAKRTDVDVPVLNAILQSNVVHIKGVIQRIVGLGKKRVGFLGMTFKPDTDDLRESPLVEVIETLLGKGFQVKIYDKNVATSRLIGANKRFIEEHIPHLSSLLVEQAADLVDTAQVVVVGYASAEFLPALKRMRPDQLIIDLARIEGREGLTASYDGICW